One part of the Maribacter aquivivus genome encodes these proteins:
- the recF gene encoding DNA replication/repair protein RecF (All proteins in this family for which functions are known are DNA-binding proteins that assist the filamentation of RecA onto DNA for the initiation of recombination or recombinational repair.) produces MLLRQLSLINYKNFESKELTFDAKINCIVGDNGIGKTNILDAIYHLSFGKSYFNPVSSQNIRHGSDFFVIDGTFEKEGREEKIVCSLKKNNKKIIKRNGKAYDRFADHIGLLPLVIISPADRDLIIEGSDTRRKFIDGVISQSDKSYLQNLINYNKVVSQRNALLKYFAANRTFNKDTLAVYNEQMSTYGTEIFKKRTLFLEAFIPIFQEQYKSITGNTEDVSLSYDSKLKDYDLITLLNKNLDKDRALQYTSVGVHKDDLSFEISNHPIKKFGSQGQQKSFLIALKFAQFHFIKSQSGTTPILILDDIFDKLDEHRVSHIITLVNDKNFGQIFISDTHADRTESVVKKIHQSYKIFKL; encoded by the coding sequence ATGCTGCTGAGACAATTATCATTGATCAATTACAAAAATTTTGAGTCAAAAGAACTGACTTTCGATGCTAAAATAAATTGTATTGTAGGTGATAACGGCATTGGAAAAACAAACATTCTCGACGCTATCTATCACTTATCATTCGGTAAGAGTTATTTTAACCCGGTATCTTCTCAAAACATTCGTCACGGATCAGATTTTTTTGTGATAGACGGTACTTTTGAAAAAGAAGGTAGGGAAGAAAAAATTGTTTGTAGTCTTAAAAAGAATAATAAGAAGATTATTAAACGTAACGGAAAAGCATATGATCGCTTTGCCGACCATATAGGTCTTCTTCCTCTAGTTATTATTTCCCCTGCAGATAGAGACCTTATTATAGAAGGTAGCGATACCCGTAGAAAATTCATTGATGGTGTTATCTCTCAGTCAGACAAAAGCTACCTACAAAACCTCATCAATTACAACAAGGTAGTTTCTCAAAGAAATGCATTATTAAAATATTTTGCAGCCAATAGAACATTCAACAAAGATACTTTAGCTGTCTATAATGAGCAGATGAGTACCTATGGTACTGAAATCTTTAAAAAGAGAACATTGTTCTTAGAAGCTTTTATTCCTATTTTTCAAGAACAATATAAATCTATTACAGGCAACACAGAAGATGTTTCGCTTTCCTACGATAGTAAGTTGAAAGATTATGACCTGATTACACTTTTAAATAAAAATTTAGATAAAGATCGCGCGTTACAATATACCAGCGTTGGTGTTCATAAAGATGACCTTAGCTTTGAAATCAGCAACCACCCTATAAAGAAATTTGGTAGTCAGGGGCAGCAAAAATCTTTCTTGATAGCCTTAAAGTTTGCTCAGTTTCATTTTATAAAATCTCAAAGTGGCACAACGCCAATATTAATTTTAGATGATATTTTTGATAAGTTGGATGAGCATCGTGTATCTCATATTATAACTTTGGTGAATGATAAGAATTTTGGACAAATTTTTATTAGTGACACCCACGCAGATAGAACCGAAAGTGTTGTTAAAAAAATTCATCAATCGTATAAAATCTTTAAATTGTAA
- a CDS encoding tetratricopeptide repeat protein, translating to MATYKKRGYKPETKAEQQEFEEQESTTAEVFSSLDEGASRSEEWVSKNQNFILGAIGVIAISVLGYLAYDQFVEKPKEASAANEMYYPQQYFDQALVATTAKDSLFTLALEGAEGKYGFLDIIEEYNGTKAANLANYSAGMAYLNMNNYQEAITYLEDFSSDDAVLGALAKGGLGDAFMQLGQASDALGYYEAAVKHSGNEYTAPKFLYKAGITALEMGDKDKALGFFQKIKDEFPKSENANSIDAFIGMAKSGE from the coding sequence ATGGCTACATATAAGAAAAGAGGATATAAACCTGAAACAAAAGCTGAACAGCAAGAATTTGAGGAACAGGAAAGCACAACGGCTGAGGTTTTTAGTTCTTTGGATGAAGGCGCTTCTAGATCAGAAGAGTGGGTTTCTAAGAATCAGAATTTCATTTTAGGTGCCATTGGTGTTATTGCTATCAGTGTTTTGGGCTATTTAGCTTATGACCAATTTGTAGAGAAACCGAAAGAGGCTAGTGCAGCAAATGAAATGTACTACCCACAACAATATTTTGACCAAGCTTTGGTTGCAACAACTGCAAAAGATTCATTGTTTACTTTAGCATTGGAAGGTGCTGAAGGTAAATATGGTTTTTTAGATATTATTGAGGAATACAATGGTACAAAAGCGGCTAACCTAGCAAATTATAGTGCAGGTATGGCATATTTGAATATGAACAACTACCAAGAAGCGATTACATATTTAGAGGATTTTAGCTCTGACGATGCTGTTTTAGGTGCTTTGGCAAAAGGTGGTTTGGGTGATGCTTTTATGCAATTAGGTCAAGCTTCAGATGCTTTAGGTTATTATGAAGCTGCTGTAAAGCATAGTGGTAATGAATATACTGCTCCTAAATTTTTATATAAAGCGGGTATTACTGCTTTAGAAATGGGAGATAAGGATAAGGCTTTAGGCTTTTTCCAGAAAATAAAGGACGAGTTTCCAAAATCAGAAAATGCTAATTCTATAGATGCTTTTATAGGTATGGCTAAAAGTGGTGAGTAA
- the ribH gene encoding 6,7-dimethyl-8-ribityllumazine synthase: MATVNKNLSAYDKATIPNANGLRFGIVVSEWNSEITEGLFSGALEALIDCGALESDIIRWDVPGSFELTFGSKKMINTHKVDAVIAIGSVIQGETKHFDFVCDATAQGIKDLNITTNVPVIFCVLTDNNMQQAIDRSGGKHGNKGAEAAIAAIKMAVLGS, from the coding sequence ATGGCTACAGTAAATAAAAATTTATCGGCTTACGATAAGGCAACAATCCCAAACGCGAACGGACTTCGGTTTGGGATTGTTGTTTCAGAATGGAATTCAGAAATAACTGAAGGGTTGTTTTCTGGTGCTCTTGAAGCATTAATAGACTGCGGAGCGCTAGAGTCTGACATTATTCGTTGGGATGTTCCTGGTAGTTTTGAACTTACTTTTGGTTCGAAAAAAATGATCAATACGCATAAGGTTGATGCTGTTATTGCTATTGGTAGTGTAATACAAGGCGAGACGAAGCATTTCGATTTTGTTTGTGATGCAACGGCTCAAGGTATCAAAGACTTAAATATTACTACCAATGTTCCCGTTATCTTTTGTGTACTTACAGATAATAACATGCAACAAGCCATAGATCGTAGTGGTGGTAAGCATGGTAATAAAGGTGCAGAAGCGGCTATTGCTGCTATTAAAATGGCAGTTTTAGGTAGTTAA
- a CDS encoding riboflavin synthase subunit beta, with the protein MLTNFGIGNMPYFSILINFEVMGMLSKITRLRKNRSFEYNPRYYDGKGKGNPFKMEPKFDQFRSTLNTSRGLKRKINSAIEDTKRQGDRNLKIRMVVIIAVLLLIFLYIIDFDLTIFFTS; encoded by the coding sequence ATGTTAACAAATTTTGGCATTGGTAACATGCCCTATTTTTCTATTTTAATTAACTTTGAGGTTATGGGGATGTTGAGCAAAATAACGCGGTTACGAAAAAATAGGTCATTTGAATACAATCCTAGGTATTATGACGGCAAAGGAAAAGGTAATCCGTTTAAAATGGAGCCTAAATTCGACCAGTTTCGTAGTACATTAAATACATCTCGAGGATTAAAAAGAAAGATTAATAGTGCTATAGAAGATACCAAAAGACAAGGTGATCGCAATTTAAAAATTAGAATGGTAGTTATTATTGCGGTATTGCTTCTTATTTTTCTTTACATAATTGATTTTGACCTCACAATTTTCTTTACTTCATAA
- the mutL gene encoding DNA mismatch repair endonuclease MutL has product MADIIRLLPDHVANQIAAGEVVQRPSSVVKELMENAIDAGATEIQLIIKDGGKTLIQVVDNGKGMSGTDARLSFERHATSKIQKAEDLFNLNTKGFRGEALASIAAIAHVEMLTKTEDDEIGTKIKIEGSKIVTQEVVVAPKGTSMLVKNLFFNIPARRNFLKSDQVEYRHIADEFHRISLAHPQVAFNFYNNGSDVFQLPATDFRKRIVHIFGRKTDEKLVPVEEETHVVKISGYIQKPEFAKKSRGEQFFFANNRFIKSPYLHHAILGAFEGLIRPGTHPGYFLNLEVDPGTIDINIHPTKTEVKFDDEHTLYAMLKSTVKHSLGQFNVVPALDFEQDQNLDTPYSYKNKQVGIPQVVVDSSFNPFETVQPSKGNSGGSSYSKPKVDGWENLYLGLENTVDSGASHLEFESEVVNSSIFDDEREVFDHTTTTFQMRKKYIITTIKSGMVVINQSRAHQRVLYENFLKNITIKEAVSQQLLFPLTLSFSNSEINILKEIKENLCTVGFVFGEITEDGVEISGVPVLVVESEVQMIMEQLISDFQQEVPGDSFSQSDMLAKTLAKTLSVKTGESLDEVSQVKLVNDLFACKETTLSPFNKKVYITVTENDIERKFI; this is encoded by the coding sequence ATGGCAGATATTATTAGATTATTACCTGACCATGTAGCAAACCAAATCGCTGCAGGTGAAGTGGTGCAACGCCCATCTTCTGTGGTAAAAGAGTTAATGGAGAATGCCATTGATGCTGGTGCTACCGAAATTCAACTTATTATAAAAGATGGTGGTAAAACACTAATTCAAGTAGTTGATAATGGTAAGGGTATGAGTGGTACAGATGCTCGTTTAAGCTTTGAGCGCCATGCAACATCTAAAATTCAAAAGGCAGAAGATCTTTTCAATTTAAATACCAAAGGTTTTAGGGGAGAGGCTCTAGCTTCTATTGCGGCAATTGCGCATGTAGAAATGCTTACCAAGACTGAAGATGACGAAATTGGCACTAAAATTAAAATTGAAGGCAGTAAAATAGTAACCCAAGAAGTTGTTGTTGCTCCCAAGGGAACTTCAATGTTAGTAAAGAATCTGTTTTTTAATATTCCTGCTAGACGTAATTTTTTAAAATCTGATCAAGTTGAATATCGTCACATTGCAGATGAGTTTCATAGAATTTCATTAGCGCATCCGCAAGTAGCATTTAACTTTTATAATAACGGTAGCGATGTATTTCAGTTACCGGCTACCGATTTTAGAAAACGTATCGTTCATATTTTTGGTAGAAAGACTGATGAAAAACTAGTGCCTGTAGAAGAAGAAACTCACGTAGTAAAAATCTCAGGGTATATTCAAAAACCTGAATTCGCTAAAAAGAGTAGGGGGGAGCAATTTTTCTTTGCTAATAATAGATTTATAAAGAGTCCGTATCTACATCATGCCATACTAGGTGCTTTTGAAGGTTTAATTCGTCCTGGAACACATCCAGGTTATTTTTTGAATTTAGAAGTTGATCCAGGTACTATTGATATAAATATACACCCAACGAAAACAGAGGTGAAGTTTGACGACGAGCATACATTGTATGCAATGCTAAAATCTACGGTAAAGCATAGTCTAGGTCAATTTAATGTGGTGCCTGCATTGGACTTTGAGCAAGATCAAAATTTAGATACTCCATATTCCTATAAGAATAAGCAAGTTGGTATACCGCAAGTTGTGGTTGATTCTTCTTTTAACCCTTTTGAAACTGTGCAACCATCGAAAGGAAATTCTGGAGGTAGTAGCTATTCAAAACCAAAAGTAGATGGTTGGGAGAATTTATATTTAGGTTTAGAGAATACCGTTGATAGTGGGGCTAGTCATTTAGAATTTGAGTCAGAGGTTGTAAATAGTAGTATTTTTGATGATGAAAGAGAAGTTTTTGATCATACGACCACTACTTTTCAAATGCGTAAAAAATATATTATTACGACCATAAAATCTGGTATGGTGGTAATTAATCAAAGTAGGGCGCACCAACGCGTGCTGTATGAGAATTTTTTAAAAAATATAACCATAAAAGAAGCCGTAAGTCAGCAATTGCTTTTTCCATTGACTTTATCTTTTTCAAATAGTGAAATTAATATCTTAAAAGAGATTAAAGAGAATTTATGTACTGTCGGTTTTGTATTCGGAGAAATAACTGAAGACGGAGTAGAGATTTCTGGTGTGCCTGTATTAGTTGTAGAGAGTGAAGTGCAAATGATAATGGAGCAACTGATTTCAGATTTCCAACAAGAAGTACCTGGTGATAGTTTTTCTCAAAGTGATATGTTGGCGAAAACCTTGGCAAAAACCCTTTCGGTTAAAACAGGTGAATCCTTAGATGAGGTTTCTCAAGTAAAGTTGGTTAATGACCTATTCGCTTGTAAGGAAACCACTCTTAGTCCGTTTAACAAAAAAGTATACATTACTGTTACAGAGAACGATATTGAACGAAAATTTATATAA
- a CDS encoding rhomboid family intramembrane serine protease translates to MGRITDTIKHLLIINVLFFVATQMYGEQMYEWFSLYFPKNEHFELWQIITHMFMHGGFMHILFNMYALWAFGTPLERMWGRNKFLFFYISAGLGAALIHIGVNYYYYNAGMSALVDSGISESSILEIINSGQYNTEWYSIAGKATIDNFLGAFNTPVVGASGAIYGILVAFGMSYPNSELFLIFLPVPIKAKFFIPVLIGLDLFSGVTGYSLFGQGIAHFAHVGGALFGFLMMWYWKKNQFNNNRWN, encoded by the coding sequence ATGGGAAGAATTACAGATACTATAAAGCATTTACTGATTATCAACGTTCTGTTTTTTGTAGCTACACAAATGTATGGCGAGCAAATGTACGAGTGGTTCTCATTGTATTTTCCGAAGAACGAACACTTTGAGCTATGGCAGATTATAACACATATGTTCATGCATGGCGGTTTTATGCATATACTTTTTAATATGTATGCCCTGTGGGCTTTTGGTACACCTTTAGAACGTATGTGGGGTAGAAATAAGTTTTTGTTTTTCTATATCTCAGCGGGTTTAGGTGCGGCTTTAATTCATATAGGTGTTAATTATTATTACTACAATGCCGGCATGAGCGCTTTAGTTGATTCGGGAATTTCTGAAAGTAGTATTCTAGAGATTATTAATAGCGGACAGTATAATACAGAGTGGTATTCCATTGCAGGTAAAGCGACGATAGATAACTTTTTAGGTGCTTTCAATACTCCGGTAGTCGGTGCATCGGGTGCAATTTATGGTATTTTGGTAGCATTTGGAATGTCTTATCCTAATAGCGAATTGTTTCTTATTTTTCTTCCTGTTCCTATAAAAGCCAAATTTTTTATACCTGTTTTAATAGGTTTAGATTTGTTTTCAGGTGTAACTGGCTACAGTTTGTTTGGACAAGGTATTGCGCATTTTGCACACGTAGGTGGTGCTTTATTCGGATTCTTAATGATGTGGTACTGGAAAAAAAATCAGTTTAATAATAATAGGTGGAACTAA
- a CDS encoding rhomboid family intramembrane serine protease, whose product MAQPDLKYQFSRLNIAEKLIAVNVLVFIVNALIPFLLGLQKDTIAQWFELPNDIVDIAFQPWSIVTYSFFHGGIGHLFWNMLMIYFVGRIFLNLFDAKRFLNVYLLGVILGGLFFVLGYNIFPAFFDTNASLIGASAGASAVLIFICTYLPNQEVRVIFFNVKLWMVGAVLVLSDLIQLPISNSGGHLAHLGGAFLGYLYASQLTKGNDIGSGFSKFMDSIANLFKGSEKKAAMKTVYKNKSTTRNNANTVVDYDKKTHQKKIDAILDKISKSGYESLSKVEKDFLFKAGKEN is encoded by the coding sequence ATGGCTCAACCAGATTTAAAATATCAATTTAGTAGGTTAAACATAGCAGAGAAACTCATTGCAGTCAATGTATTGGTTTTTATTGTAAATGCCTTAATACCATTCTTGCTTGGTTTACAAAAAGATACCATTGCTCAGTGGTTTGAGCTACCTAATGATATTGTCGATATCGCTTTTCAGCCTTGGTCTATAGTTACCTATTCATTTTTTCATGGTGGTATAGGACACTTGTTTTGGAACATGTTGATGATTTATTTCGTAGGTCGCATCTTTCTGAATCTTTTTGACGCAAAACGATTTTTAAATGTGTATTTGTTAGGAGTTATTTTAGGCGGACTATTCTTCGTTCTAGGATATAATATCTTCCCTGCATTTTTTGACACAAATGCATCATTAATTGGTGCTTCAGCTGGTGCTAGTGCCGTTTTAATATTTATTTGCACCTATCTGCCCAATCAAGAAGTCAGAGTCATATTTTTCAATGTTAAATTGTGGATGGTTGGTGCTGTTTTGGTTTTAAGTGATTTAATTCAATTACCTATCAGTAATTCAGGAGGGCATCTAGCTCATTTAGGTGGAGCGTTTTTGGGTTACTTATATGCAAGCCAATTAACAAAAGGAAATGATATTGGGTCTGGCTTTTCTAAATTTATGGATAGTATAGCCAACCTGTTCAAAGGTTCAGAGAAGAAGGCTGCAATGAAAACAGTTTATAAAAATAAGAGTACTACGCGTAATAATGCTAATACTGTCGTAGATTATGATAAGAAAACACATCAGAAGAAGATTGATGCTATTCTAGATAAAATAAGCAAGTCTGGTTATGAAAGCCTTTCAAAAGTAGAGAAGGACTTTTTGTTTAAAGCTGGTAAAGAGAATTAA
- a CDS encoding endonuclease/exonuclease/phosphatase family protein — MKKMSYFKKLMLFLNVIVAFSLFLACIVPYTSSASLAFISLTVPALVLINMLFFLYWLIGKRIYLLLSLSILVFGYFTLGSFIAFNGRSNNIADSETLSLMTYNVLGFHSKNHEDWDYNTSSEVFSFIQEQNPEIICLQEFDQMRIKKGVLKNYPFVSKRYNQENVQGGKNLAIYSKYKIVNNGKLEFPDTYNGGLFVDLVVKNDTIRVFNLHMESFGVRPYSIKYERSDRLFVRLRDSFAKQQKQALIVKQHIDNSPYKVIVAGDFNNTQFSKSYFDVRGDLNDSFLEGGHGYGETIKFWKFPFRIDMLLIDRSFDVLSHKNYNLNLSDHEPIMATFKLSGE, encoded by the coding sequence ATGAAGAAAATGTCTTATTTTAAAAAGCTCATGTTGTTCTTAAATGTAATTGTAGCTTTTAGTTTGTTTTTGGCTTGTATAGTGCCCTATACATCTTCAGCTAGTTTAGCGTTTATTAGTTTAACAGTGCCTGCTTTGGTTCTGATTAATATGTTATTTTTCTTGTATTGGTTAATTGGTAAAAGGATATATCTACTGTTGTCACTTTCAATATTGGTTTTTGGTTATTTTACATTAGGTTCATTTATTGCGTTTAATGGGAGGTCAAACAATATTGCTGATTCTGAAACATTATCCTTGATGACCTATAATGTTTTAGGTTTTCATAGTAAAAATCATGAAGATTGGGATTATAATACAAGTTCTGAAGTCTTTTCCTTTATTCAGGAACAAAATCCAGAAATTATCTGTTTGCAAGAATTCGACCAAATGAGAATCAAAAAGGGGGTTTTAAAAAACTATCCTTTTGTTTCTAAAAGATATAATCAAGAAAATGTTCAAGGAGGAAAAAATTTAGCTATTTATTCAAAGTACAAGATTGTCAATAACGGTAAGCTAGAATTTCCAGATACTTATAATGGTGGGCTTTTTGTAGACCTTGTGGTAAAGAACGATACAATAAGAGTTTTTAATCTTCATATGGAATCATTTGGTGTTAGACCTTATAGTATTAAATATGAGCGGTCTGATCGCTTATTTGTTCGCTTAAGAGATTCTTTTGCAAAGCAACAAAAGCAAGCTTTGATTGTGAAACAACATATTGATAATAGTCCATATAAAGTTATAGTTGCTGGTGATTTTAATAATACACAATTTTCTAAAAGTTATTTTGATGTTAGAGGTGATTTAAATGATAGCTTTTTAGAAGGTGGTCATGGATACGGTGAAACTATAAAATTTTGGAAATTTCCTTTTAGGATAGATATGCTTTTAATAGATCGGTCCTTTGATGTGTTATCTCATAAAAATTATAATCTTAATCTTTCTGATCACGAGCCTATTATGGCAACTTTTAAATTGTCTGGCGAATAA
- a CDS encoding DUF6122 family protein yields MIRFIAHYGIHFIVPIIISIYFYKENKFWSAVILLSAIVIDVDHLLATPMFDPNRCSINFHPLHTYWAISIYTLLFTYKKTRIIGLALLIHILADTVDCYFIRQTI; encoded by the coding sequence ATGATTAGATTCATAGCGCATTATGGAATACATTTTATTGTACCCATTATAATTTCTATTTATTTCTATAAAGAAAATAAGTTCTGGTCTGCTGTTATATTATTATCTGCCATTGTAATTGATGTTGACCACCTTTTAGCTACACCAATGTTTGATCCTAATCGATGCAGTATAAATTTTCACCCTTTACATACCTATTGGGCAATTAGTATATATACGCTATTATTCACTTACAAGAAGACACGAATTATCGGTTTGGCATTGCTCATACATATTTTAGCTGATACCGTAGACTGTTACTTTATTCGCCAGACAATTTAA
- a CDS encoding WbqC family protein has product MKLIHPSYFPNILTFSYIMHHPICWEVNDNYQKQTFRNRTNISNDRGKHILSIPIIHAGRANGRQKYKDVLIDNSYPWQRQHWRTLETAYRTSPFFEFYEDDIRPLYHQTYESLLDFNLKTIETIFECLQLEMPTEKTLAYETTPESKEDFRFLISAKFKPQLNIEPYTQVFGDRHGFTPNLSILDLLFNLGPNSIQYLKHEFIAADND; this is encoded by the coding sequence GTGAAATTAATTCATCCCTCTTATTTTCCGAACATATTAACGTTCAGTTATATCATGCACCATCCAATTTGTTGGGAGGTAAATGATAATTACCAAAAACAGACATTTAGAAATAGAACTAATATTTCTAATGACCGAGGTAAGCATATATTAAGCATACCAATCATTCATGCTGGTAGAGCAAATGGCAGACAAAAATATAAGGATGTTTTAATAGACAATTCTTATCCTTGGCAACGTCAACATTGGCGAACCTTAGAAACAGCTTATAGAACATCGCCTTTCTTTGAGTTTTATGAAGATGATATTAGACCACTTTACCATCAAACTTACGAAAGCCTGCTTGACTTTAATTTAAAGACCATAGAGACAATATTTGAATGTCTTCAACTAGAAATGCCTACAGAAAAAACTCTTGCATATGAGACTACCCCTGAAAGCAAAGAAGATTTTAGATTTTTAATAAGCGCTAAATTTAAGCCTCAATTGAATATAGAACCTTATACACAAGTCTTTGGTGATCGACATGGGTTTACCCCAAACCTAAGTATATTGGATCTCTTGTTCAACCTAGGTCCCAATAGTATACAGTATCTAAAACACGAGTTCATAGCTGCCGATAATGATTAG
- the lepB gene encoding signal peptidase I: protein MNGTQWIIFILIVQVIHFLGTWKLYVKAGRKAWEAAIPVYNAIVLMQIINRPKWWVILLFIPIINLLMFPVIWVETIRSFGRNSKLETWIVVFTLGLYIYYINYTLDVKYIEDRSLHPTTAAGEWVSSILFAVVAATLVHTYFVQPYVIPTGSLERTLRVGDFLFVSKFHYGARTPMTTVAAPMVHDTLPGLGIPSYLKKPQLPYFRLPGFTKVERNDIVVFSWPADTVRVFFKKEKGVDKPIDKKSNYVKRCVGVPGDSLEVRNGYVFINGKQLELPKSAKPQFDYDIYSSKGVSSKTLANLGITDFTRKYQSSPLNQDQVNGLRSYIMGFNQTENGQLELYTKASGIPAKVISKYRLALKEVTDRKRTVPLTADMVSSLRNDSNIDSLVQKVTAKGRRGINLFPQSTDYPWNYSQLGPIYIPQKGATVELNLKVLPLYKKIIKEYEKNEISVSGNQISINGSPATTYTFKQDYFWMMGDNRDHSEDSRAWGYVPENHIVGTPIFIWMSFDNFTEGISNWRPRWDRIFTTVNGDGEPQSYFKYFLILLVAYFVGNWFWKRKKEKK from the coding sequence ATGAACGGCACTCAATGGATTATTTTTATTCTCATTGTACAAGTAATACATTTTTTAGGTACTTGGAAACTTTACGTAAAAGCAGGTAGAAAAGCTTGGGAAGCAGCAATACCTGTTTACAACGCTATAGTTTTAATGCAAATTATCAATAGACCAAAATGGTGGGTAATATTATTATTCATACCTATTATTAACTTATTGATGTTTCCGGTGATTTGGGTAGAAACCATAAGAAGCTTTGGCAGAAATAGTAAATTAGAAACTTGGATTGTCGTCTTTACACTTGGTTTATACATTTATTATATAAACTATACCCTAGACGTTAAATATATTGAAGACCGATCTTTACACCCAACAACTGCAGCAGGTGAATGGGTAAGTTCCATTTTATTTGCTGTTGTAGCAGCCACATTGGTTCATACCTATTTTGTTCAACCTTATGTGATACCAACAGGATCATTAGAGCGTACATTAAGAGTAGGAGATTTTCTTTTCGTTAGTAAGTTTCACTACGGCGCAAGAACGCCGATGACTACCGTAGCCGCTCCAATGGTTCATGATACGTTACCAGGCTTAGGTATTCCTTCTTATTTAAAAAAACCTCAACTACCCTATTTTAGATTACCTGGTTTCACAAAAGTAGAGCGAAATGACATTGTAGTATTTAGCTGGCCAGCAGATACCGTTCGTGTATTTTTCAAGAAAGAAAAAGGAGTTGACAAGCCCATAGATAAAAAGTCTAACTATGTTAAACGTTGTGTTGGTGTACCTGGCGATTCTTTAGAGGTACGTAATGGTTATGTTTTTATAAACGGAAAACAATTAGAATTACCAAAAAGCGCAAAGCCACAATTCGACTACGATATCTATAGCTCAAAGGGAGTTTCTTCTAAAACACTTGCCAATTTGGGCATTACCGATTTCACTAGAAAATACCAATCCAGTCCGCTTAACCAGGATCAAGTAAATGGTTTAAGGTCTTATATCATGGGCTTTAACCAAACTGAGAACGGACAACTAGAGTTGTACACAAAAGCATCTGGCATACCCGCTAAGGTTATATCTAAATATAGATTAGCATTAAAAGAGGTAACTGACCGCAAACGCACTGTGCCTTTAACTGCAGACATGGTAAGTTCGCTAAGAAATGACTCAAATATAGATTCTTTAGTTCAAAAAGTTACAGCAAAAGGAAGAAGAGGCATCAACCTATTCCCTCAAAGTACTGATTACCCCTGGAACTATAGTCAACTAGGACCTATTTACATTCCTCAAAAAGGAGCTACAGTAGAACTGAACCTAAAAGTACTTCCTCTTTACAAAAAGATTATTAAGGAGTATGAAAAGAACGAAATTTCTGTATCTGGCAATCAAATTAGTATTAATGGATCACCAGCTACTACATATACTTTTAAACAAGATTACTTTTGGATGATGGGTGATAATAGGGACCACTCTGAAGACAGTAGAGCTTGGGGTTATGTTCCAGAAAATCATATTGTTGGAACACCAATTTTCATCTGGATGAGTTTTGATAATTTCACTGAAGGTATTAGCAACTGGAGACCAAGATGGGATCGTATATTTACTACAGTGAATGGCGACGGAGAACCACAATCTTATTTCAAGTACTTCTTAATATTACTAGTAGCCTATTTCGTAGGAAATTGGTTCTGGAAACGTAAAAAGGAAAAAAAGTGA